A region from the Schistocerca serialis cubense isolate TAMUIC-IGC-003099 chromosome 1, iqSchSeri2.2, whole genome shotgun sequence genome encodes:
- the LOC126481100 gene encoding cuticle protein 21-like isoform X2 → MALQVLLCACALLGAASAGYLGSPAVSYSAAPALRGGLPYNAGLGLTGGLAGGATASAAAAAAAAAAARARLSGAGISGYAPGYTGALGGAYAGVGGAYSRLATGYSGVAPGYTGALGGAYPGVGIGGAYSRLAPGYSGLAPGYAGLGAARYAGGLGRLAGGLPAELADPYYDPNPQYSFSYSVSDALTGDAKQQQESRSGDVVEGSYSLVEPDGSVRTVQYTAAPGAGFNAVVSKDGAPTGPAPLGAAVSPATVGARNILPGGILPGAARSLLSPAAAAGVYGAPLKTAHASLATPHAKVHY, encoded by the exons ATGGCTCTTCAG GTACTGCTGTGCGCATGCGCGCTGCTGGGGGCGGCCAGTGCGGGCTACCTGGGCTCTCCCGCCGTCTCCTACTCGGCGGCTCCCGCCCTGCGAGGCGGCCTTCCTTACAACGCCGGACTCGGACTCACAG GAGGCCTGGCCGGAGGTGCCACTGcttccgctgccgccgccgccgccgctgctgcagcagCTAGGGCCAGACTGTCTGGTGCTGGCATCAGTGGCTATGCTCCTGGCTACACTGGCGCACTAGGAGGTGCCTATGCTGGCGTTGGTGGTGCCTACTCTCGCCTCGCCACTGGCTACTCTGGTGTCGCACCTGGCTACACTGGCGCTCTAGGAGGTGCCTACCCTGGTGTTGGTATTGGTGGTGCCTACTCTCGTCTCGCCCCTGGCTACTCTGGTCTCGCCCCTGGCTACGCTGGTCTCGGCGCTGCACGTTACGCTGGTGGTCTGGGCCGCCTCGCTGGTGGGCTGCCCGCCGAGCTGGCTGACCCGTACTACGACCCCAACCCGCAGTACAGCTTCAGCTACAGCGTCAGCGACGCCCTGACCGGCGacgccaagcagcagcaggagagccGCAGCGGCGACGTGGTGGAGGGCAGCTACAGCCTGGTCGAGCCCGATGGCAGTGTGCGCACTGTCCAGTACACGGCCGCCCCTGGTGCAGGTTTTAATGCTGTCGTCTCCAAGGATGGTGCCCCAACTGGGCCTGCCCCTCTGGGAGCTGCTGTCTCTCCTGCCACTGTTGGTGCCCGAAACATCCTCCCAG GAGGCATACTTCCTGGAGCTGCACGCTCTCTGCTATCTCCAGCTGCCGCTGCTGGAGTCTACGGAGCAC
- the LOC126481100 gene encoding cuticle protein 21-like isoform X1: MALQVLLCACALLGAASAGYLGSPAVSYSAAPALRGGLPYNAGLGLTGGLAGGATASAAAAAAAAAAARARLSGAGISGYAPGYTGALGGAYAGVGGAYSRLATGYSGVAPGYTGALGGAYPGVGIGGAYSRLAPGYSGLAPGYAGLGAARYAGGLGRLAGGLPAELADPYYDPNPQYSFSYSVSDALTGDAKQQQESRSGDVVEGSYSLVEPDGSVRTVQYTAAPGAGFNAVVSKDGAPTGPAPLGAAVSPATVGARNILPGGILPGAARSLLSPAAAAGVYGAPLKTAHASLATPHAKVHY; the protein is encoded by the exons ATGGCTCTTCAG GTACTGCTGTGCGCATGCGCGCTGCTGGGGGCGGCCAGTGCGGGCTACCTGGGCTCTCCCGCCGTCTCCTACTCGGCGGCTCCCGCCCTGCGAGGCGGCCTTCCTTACAACGCCGGACTCGGACTCACAG GAGGCCTGGCCGGAGGTGCCACTGcttccgctgccgccgccgccgccgctgctgcagcagCTAGGGCCAGACTGTCTGGTGCTGGCATCAGTGGCTATGCTCCTGGCTACACTGGCGCACTAGGAGGTGCCTATGCTGGCGTTGGTGGTGCCTACTCTCGCCTCGCCACTGGCTACTCTGGTGTCGCACCTGGCTACACTGGCGCTCTAGGAGGTGCCTACCCTGGTGTTGGTATTGGTGGTGCCTACTCTCGTCTCGCCCCTGGCTACTCTGGTCTCGCCCCTGGCTACGCTGGTCTCGGCGCTGCACGTTACGCTGGTGGTCTGGGCCGCCTCGCTGGTGGGCTGCCCGCCGAGCTGGCTGACCCGTACTACGACCCCAACCCGCAGTACAGCTTCAGCTACAGCGTCAGCGACGCCCTGACCGGCGacgccaagcagcagcaggagagccGCAGCGGCGACGTGGTGGAGGGCAGCTACAGCCTGGTCGAGCCCGATGGCAGTGTGCGCACTGTCCAGTACACGGCCGCCCCTGGTGCAGGTTTTAATGCTGTCGTCTCCAAGGATGGTGCCCCAACTGGGCCTGCCCCTCTGGGAGCTGCTGTCTCTCCTGCCACTGTTGGTGCCCGAAACATCCTCCCAG GAGGCATACTTCCTGGAGCTGCACGCTCTCTGCTATCTCCAGCTGCCGCTGCTGGAGTCTACGGAGCACCTCTGAAGACGGCGCATGCCTCCCTCGCCACGCCACACGCAAAGGTACACTACTAG